One genomic region from Marinobacter szutsaonensis encodes:
- a CDS encoding glutathione S-transferase family protein, with translation MQDYELYYWGLPFRGNFIQLFLEEVRADYRKLDASEVYPDKNLNIQYPGMAPPYLYDCRAQVWFAQMPAILMHLAKAYHFLPDEPEQHTLALKVILDCNDILMEITNYHGTVMWDQDSWAEFRTHRLADWMAIFEKTGQAHLLKPNAGYLLGSRLTVADIATAALFGTLLHSFPELAGDLEHNAPRVAGLCQRVEDRPSIRPFLEDQRKELGKAYCGGQIERSLRDVIW, from the coding sequence ATGCAGGACTACGAACTCTATTACTGGGGCCTGCCCTTTCGCGGTAATTTTATTCAACTTTTTCTGGAGGAGGTTCGGGCGGATTACCGCAAGCTGGATGCCAGCGAGGTCTACCCTGATAAAAACCTGAACATCCAGTACCCCGGGATGGCACCACCCTATCTTTACGACTGCAGGGCCCAGGTCTGGTTCGCCCAGATGCCGGCGATTCTCATGCATCTGGCGAAGGCCTACCATTTTCTTCCCGACGAGCCTGAGCAACACACCCTCGCTCTGAAGGTGATTCTGGACTGCAATGATATTCTCATGGAAATCACCAACTACCATGGCACAGTGATGTGGGATCAGGATTCATGGGCCGAATTCCGGACCCATCGCCTGGCCGACTGGATGGCCATTTTCGAAAAGACCGGCCAGGCGCACCTCCTCAAGCCGAACGCGGGCTATCTGCTGGGCTCCAGGCTCACGGTGGCCGATATCGCAACTGCTGCACTGTTTGGCACCCTCCTCCACAGCTTTCCGGAACTCGCCGGAGATCTGGAACACAACGCCCCCCGGGTGGCGGGTCTATGCCAGCGAGTGGAAGACCGTCCGTCGATCAGGCCTTTTCTTGAGGATCAGCGAAAGGAGTTGGGTAAGGCCTACTGTGGTGGTCAGATTGAGCGGTCCCTGCGGGACGTCATATGGTAG